The Chloroflexus aggregans DSM 9485 genome segment AATTCTTGTTGGGTCGTGATCTGCTGGTAGCGCCGGTATATGTCGCCGGTGCTACCTCCCGCCAGCTCTACCTCCCGGCGGGCGAGTGGTACGACTGGTATAGCGATGCGTGCTACACCGGCGAGCAGTTTATCGTTGTGGCAGCACCGCTCGACCGTATCCCGCTGTTGGTGCGCGCCGGTGCGGTGATCCCGCTCTGGCCGGACGTGCCCCCTTCCACAATGGGCTACTACCCCACGCGGCTTGAGTTGCACCTGTTTGTACCGCTATTCGATGGTACCTACACCTCCGACTTGCACGAAGATGATGGCTTGACCATGGCGTTCCAGCACGGCGCCTACTACCGTACCACCTTCACTGTCGAACGACGCGGTCAACAGATTACGTTGACGGCGACGGTGCGCGGCGATGGGTTTGCCGAGTTTGCGCGCGAAGCGGTGACACTCGTGATCCACGGTGCGCAGCCGGTTTCCATCACCGTTAACGGTGAACGTCACGCTGTGCTCGGTGAACAGGTGACGTTTGCCGATCACGGGCAGGGGTTTGTGGTGGTACTTGAGGAAGCTGCTCCCGGTGACGTATCGGCTCAATCCGAATGATGGTGTTCCAGATGAGCTGTATGCCGTAGGGCAGAGAGGCTAACCCTCTCTGTCCTATCTGTTTGGCTTGTAACGTCATCTTCAGTTGGTGCATCTTAATCGTAAGAAGTTTGTGCTTGAACGACAGGAGTCCCATCTGATGAAGATGACCGAATATCAAAACCATCTCCGTACCTACACACAACCGGTTGTGGTTGATGTTTGGGCGCCGTGGTGTATGCCATGCCGGGTGACACGACCGATCCTCAAGCGATTGGCCCAAGAATATCAGGGTCGCGTGGCACTGTGGGAAGTGAATGCGGAGGAGCATCCCGATCTACTCCGCGAACTACGGATTTACGGTATCCCTACGTTGATTGCATACCGCGATGGTCAAGAGGTGTCCCGCCAGCTCGGTGCCAAATCTGAGGCAGAGTTACGCTCACTCTTCCAGCATTTGGCTGAAGGCAAGACGCCGCCGCGCTTGCAGCCGCTCGAACGCCTGTTGCGGATCATGATCGCGTTGGTATTGGTCGGTCTGGTGTGGTTTGGGGTTGGTGGCTGGCCCTTGTTGGTATTGGCCGGTCTCATTTTCTTTAGCGCGGTGTACGACCGCTGCCCGATCTGGAAAGCGGTTACGTCATGGGTGCGCGATGTTACCGCGAAGCGATCAACTGGGAGGACGCCGTGAAAATTGCGTTTGCGACCGATGATCATCATACGATAAGTCCACATCTTGGCCGGGCGCAGTGGTATGAGGTGGTGACGATTGAGCAGGGGCAGGTGGTGAATCGGGAAGCGCGTCCGAAAGGGCGGCACCATCATCATGGAGATGAAGAGCACGATCATCATCATCACCATCACCGTCACGACGCGCACCACTGGTTGGTGGAAGCCGTGTCTGATTGCCAGATGATTGTGGCCCGCGGCATGGGTGAACCGGCTTTCCAAGGTGTGCAAGCTGCCGGGATACAGGCCATCTGCACTCCCTTGCGCACGATTGATGAAGCCGTGCAGGCGTATGTGAACGGTACGCTGACCCACCATCCTGAACGGGTGCATCACCGGCATTGAGCAGCGCTGTGTGCTTTGCCCCGATGTAATGGGCTTCGTCTCCTTGGGTGGCCCTCATCTCCCGGATCGCTGATCCTGAGAGCGCAGGGTCGCCGGGATGACCGCCATCCCAACTATCTTCGCGTCCTCTGCGTTCCTCTGCACCTTTGCGTTCCCATCCTTATGCGCGTTTGCCTGCTTTGCGCCGTGCTCACCTCCCGGCGAGCAAGGGGTGAGAGCCAAAGCGATTGAGGCCGCCCGTGAGGACTATCGGAATGCATCACGCGATTGAAGAATACCGACCCCGATCCCACCGATCCGCTGGGACCCCTCCCACCGAGCGGCGATTCGTGCCGATCTCGATGCGTATCTGGCCTATCGGTATGGATTGACCCGCGAACTCTTCGGTATCTGTTGGATCGGGACGATCTGACCGACCACGAGCGTGCCGACCTGCTTGATCCATGGGAAGAAATTGCCGACCCCCTCGACGAATCGGCCTATGCGCAGCGAACGATGCGTTCCCGCAGAGGGTATTCCGGTCACGACCACTGCTCGCCATGGGAAGACCGCCGATACCGGGGGCGACCCTGCGGTGAACCAATCCTTCCATGATGGGCACCGTCATCGAGTTACATTCTCCCCCTGCCGATCCGCATGCGTGCGTTGCGCATCAACGCTACCGCGGGGAAGCTGCCGGGGTCTTGGTAAGACCCGGAAACACCGGTATGGTATATTTTGGAAAATACGGAAAGGAGTGACATCCATGGACGCCCGTCGTGTGATTCTGCTGCTGCTGCTCCCCATCCTCCTGCCCCCCATCCTCCTGCCGACGTCGGTGCTCCCATCGGCAGCGGGGCAGACCTATACCGTCACAACCCTCGCCGATACCGTT includes the following:
- a CDS encoding thioredoxin domain-containing protein — protein: MKMTEYQNHLRTYTQPVVVDVWAPWCMPCRVTRPILKRLAQEYQGRVALWEVNAEEHPDLLRELRIYGIPTLIAYRDGQEVSRQLGAKSEAELRSLFQHLAEGKTPPRLQPLERLLRIMIALVLVGLVWFGVGGWPLLVLAGLIFFSAVYDRCPIWKAVTSWVRDVTAKRSTGRTP
- a CDS encoding NifB/NifX family molybdenum-iron cluster-binding protein, coding for MKIAFATDDHHTISPHLGRAQWYEVVTIEQGQVVNREARPKGRHHHHGDEEHDHHHHHHRHDAHHWLVEAVSDCQMIVARGMGEPAFQGVQAAGIQAICTPLRTIDEAVQAYVNGTLTHHPERVHHRH